The nucleotide sequence GAGATCCTGGGGAAGGCCTACGACGCCGCGTTGGCGCGGCGGCTGCTCGCGTTTCTCCGGCCGTACCGCCGGGCCGTGGCCTTCGCCTTCCTCTGCCTCCTCTTGGAGAAGGGCGCGGAGCTGGCGGGGCCGATGCTCATCGGCGGGGCGCTGGACGCGGCCGTTCTGCACCGGGACGTGGTCTCCCTGGACCGCTACGCCCTCCTCTTCC is from Candidatus Methylomirabilis sp. and encodes:
- a CDS encoding ABC transporter ATP-binding protein, giving the protein MTIPDLHEDEILGKAYDAALARRLLAFLRPYRRAVAFAFLCLLLEKGAELAGPMLIGGALDAAVLHRDVVSLDRYALLF